The following proteins come from a genomic window of Streptomyces sp. GS7:
- a CDS encoding universal stress protein yields MKDVVTVGVDGTPEASAAVLWAAREAELRRARLRLLHAWVLLAPEPVPGPAGEADQNYWAHRMVRDAHEAVRARHPDLPVDEALVPEDPLAALKDAAGRSDLLVLGSRDVGAMARYVLGEVGLQVVAHTDTPMVLVRAAQDPGAQPPDAPVMVGLGLHEPCEALLAFAFESAARRGVTLRAVHGRHLPSYAYNRGGGVEPVAAEQAARDARRELEAALGPWREKFPEVPVDARVEMQSPAQALLRDTAGVALLAVGRRHKLRFPAPRIGHIVQAAVHHAPCPVAVVPHE; encoded by the coding sequence ATGAAGGACGTCGTCACCGTCGGAGTGGACGGGACGCCCGAGGCATCGGCCGCCGTCCTCTGGGCGGCGCGGGAGGCCGAGCTGCGGCGGGCGCGGCTGCGGTTGCTGCACGCCTGGGTGCTGCTCGCCCCGGAGCCGGTGCCCGGGCCGGCCGGGGAGGCGGACCAGAACTACTGGGCGCACCGGATGGTGCGCGACGCCCACGAGGCGGTCCGGGCCCGCCATCCGGACCTGCCGGTGGACGAGGCCCTGGTCCCCGAGGACCCCCTGGCGGCTCTCAAGGACGCCGCCGGCCGGTCCGACCTTCTGGTGCTGGGCTCCCGGGACGTGGGCGCGATGGCCCGTTACGTCCTGGGCGAGGTCGGGCTCCAGGTGGTGGCGCACACCGACACGCCCATGGTGCTCGTCCGGGCCGCACAGGACCCCGGGGCGCAACCGCCGGATGCCCCGGTGATGGTCGGGCTGGGCCTGCACGAGCCGTGCGAGGCGCTGCTGGCGTTCGCGTTCGAGAGCGCCGCCCGCCGGGGCGTCACGCTGCGCGCGGTGCACGGCCGGCATCTGCCCTCGTACGCGTACAACCGGGGCGGTGGGGTGGAGCCGGTCGCCGCGGAGCAGGCGGCCCGGGACGCCCGGCGGGAACTGGAGGCGGCGCTCGGGCCGTGGCGGGAGAAGTTCCCGGAGGTGCCGGTGGACGCCCGGGTGGAGATGCAGAGCCCGGCGCAGGCGCTGCTGCGGGACACCGCCGGCGTGGCGCTGCTGGCCGTGGGCCGCCGGCACAAGCTGCGGTTCCCGGCGCCGCGGATCGGCCACATCGTCCAGGCGGCGGTGCACCACGCGCCGTGCCCGGTGGCGGTGGTGCCGCACGAGTGA
- a CDS encoding DUF1876 domain-containing protein: MARTAEWPVRLFLTEEDGTTSARVELDTGTQSLTGHGRARCNPEDQDVPVIGDELAAGRAMKDLAGQLIRLADHDLAGVGAAPPGHERRTAYGWTSELA; the protein is encoded by the coding sequence ATGGCAAGGACCGCCGAGTGGCCCGTCCGGCTCTTTCTCACCGAGGAGGACGGGACGACCAGCGCGCGGGTGGAGCTGGACACCGGAACCCAGTCGCTGACCGGGCACGGACGGGCCCGGTGCAACCCCGAGGACCAGGACGTACCGGTGATCGGGGACGAACTGGCCGCCGGGCGGGCGATGAAGGACCTGGCCGGGCAGCTGATCCGGCTGGCGGACCACGATCTGGCGGGCGTCGGCGCGGCGCCCCCGGGGCACGAGCGGCGCACCGCCTACGGCTGGACGAGCGAGCTGGCCTAG
- a CDS encoding nicotinate phosphoribosyltransferase, producing the protein MPDATTAGVTTTDLYEVTMALSYLRERMEQPATFSCFVRELPPDRGFLIAAGVESVLDFLSRFRIGTEDIEVFAETLRRPVGELVPLLGLRFRGEVRAVPEGRVVLAGEPLLEVTAPLPQAQLVETFVLNQISHQTAVATKCARCVLAARGRAVVDFSLRRTHGAQAGYQAARLSAMAGFAGTSNVAAAYAERLPAVGTMAHSFVEAFEDEETAFTAFARTHPGPVTFLVDTYDTESGVAAAARVLHALDRAEGAAIRLDSGDLGALAVRARAMLDRAELPQVRIVASGGLDEFAVHDLVSAGAPIDVYAVGTRIGVSADAPFVDSAYKLVAYDGRPVMKLSSSKVTAPGRKQVFRGRGCRDVIGLADELPPAGTVPLLDTLMRDGVRCAPRTPLADARQRLAADVADLPAAARAIRSPVPAAASVSAPLAALAEDVRRRIERAVLAPYGHYA; encoded by the coding sequence GTGCCGGATGCGACGACGGCCGGTGTGACGACGACCGACCTGTACGAAGTGACCATGGCGCTCTCGTATCTGCGGGAGCGGATGGAGCAGCCGGCCACGTTCAGCTGCTTCGTCCGTGAGCTGCCCCCCGACCGGGGGTTCCTGATCGCCGCCGGGGTGGAGTCGGTGCTCGACTTCCTCTCGCGGTTCCGGATCGGGACGGAGGACATCGAGGTGTTCGCCGAGACGCTGCGGCGGCCGGTCGGGGAGCTGGTGCCGCTGCTCGGCCTGCGCTTCCGGGGCGAGGTGCGGGCGGTGCCCGAGGGCCGGGTGGTGCTGGCCGGTGAGCCGCTGCTGGAGGTCACCGCGCCGCTGCCGCAGGCGCAGTTGGTCGAGACCTTCGTGCTGAACCAGATCAGCCACCAGACGGCCGTCGCCACCAAGTGCGCGCGCTGCGTCCTGGCCGCGCGGGGGCGGGCCGTGGTGGATTTCTCGCTGCGGCGGACGCACGGGGCACAGGCGGGGTACCAGGCGGCCCGGCTGTCGGCGATGGCCGGTTTCGCGGGGACCAGCAACGTGGCGGCGGCGTATGCCGAGCGGCTGCCGGCGGTCGGCACCATGGCGCACTCGTTCGTCGAGGCGTTCGAGGACGAGGAGACGGCGTTCACCGCGTTCGCGCGCACCCACCCCGGGCCGGTGACGTTCCTGGTGGACACCTACGACACCGAGTCCGGCGTGGCGGCGGCGGCCCGGGTGCTGCACGCCCTGGACCGCGCCGAGGGGGCGGCGATCCGGCTGGACAGCGGCGATCTGGGGGCGCTGGCGGTGCGGGCGCGGGCGATGCTGGACCGGGCGGAGCTGCCGCAGGTGCGGATCGTGGCGAGCGGCGGGCTGGACGAGTTCGCGGTGCACGACCTGGTGAGCGCGGGGGCGCCGATCGACGTGTACGCGGTGGGCACCCGGATCGGGGTCAGCGCCGACGCGCCGTTCGTGGATTCGGCGTACAAGCTCGTCGCCTACGACGGGCGGCCGGTGATGAAGCTGTCGTCGTCGAAGGTGACCGCCCCGGGCCGCAAGCAGGTGTTCCGGGGGCGCGGCTGCCGCGATGTGATCGGGCTGGCCGACGAACTGCCGCCCGCGGGAACGGTGCCCCTGCTGGACACACTGATGCGCGACGGGGTGCGCTGTGCGCCGCGTACGCCGCTGGCGGACGCCCGGCAGCGGCTGGCGGCGGATGTCGCGGATCTGCCGGCGGCGGCCCGCGCCATCCGGTCGCCGGTGCCGGCGGCGGCGTCGGTGTCCGCGCCGCTGGCCGCCCTGGCCGAGGACGTCCGGCGGCGGATCGAGCGGGCGGTGCTGGCGCCGTACGGGCACTACGCCTGA
- a CDS encoding universal stress protein — protein MELPLVVGVDGSESGLRALDWAVDEAALHGLPLRLVYASRWERYEGVAPAEGAPAEQLIADAIVGSAADRAGRRNPAVEVTVQVLADDPVAALLREAPYATAVVLGSKGRGEFVDLLLGSVSLSVAARATHPVVVVRGDKAGLAGTHDRVLLGVGDTARGSPAVQFAFREAEARGCVLDAVRAWRCPAYETADRAERPAGPEHHYEQQASALVDEALEPAAVDHPSVQLRRTTVEGPAHKVLVRRSAAADLLVVGARHRHGHFGLQLGRVGHAALHHAACPVAVVPHG, from the coding sequence ATGGAGCTCCCGCTGGTCGTAGGGGTGGACGGATCGGAATCCGGACTGCGGGCACTCGACTGGGCGGTGGACGAGGCGGCACTCCACGGGCTGCCGCTGCGCCTGGTGTACGCCTCCCGGTGGGAGCGCTACGAAGGCGTGGCACCCGCCGAGGGAGCCCCCGCCGAGCAGCTCATCGCCGACGCCATCGTCGGATCGGCCGCCGACCGCGCGGGCCGCCGCAACCCCGCCGTCGAGGTCACCGTCCAGGTGCTGGCCGACGACCCGGTCGCCGCCCTGCTGCGCGAGGCCCCCTACGCCACGGCCGTCGTCCTCGGCTCCAAAGGGCGCGGCGAATTCGTCGATCTGCTGCTGGGATCGGTCAGCCTCTCGGTCGCCGCCCGCGCCACACACCCCGTCGTCGTGGTCCGTGGCGACAAGGCCGGGCTGGCGGGCACCCACGACCGCGTCCTGCTCGGCGTCGGCGACACCGCCAGGGGATCCCCGGCCGTCCAGTTCGCCTTCCGCGAGGCGGAGGCCCGCGGCTGTGTCCTGGACGCGGTCCGCGCCTGGCGCTGCCCCGCGTACGAGACCGCCGACCGCGCGGAGCGCCCGGCCGGACCGGAGCACCATTACGAGCAGCAGGCGTCCGCACTGGTCGACGAGGCGCTGGAGCCGGCGGCCGTCGACCACCCGTCGGTGCAGCTGCGCCGCACCACCGTCGAGGGCCCGGCGCACAAGGTGCTGGTCCGCCGCTCGGCCGCCGCCGACCTGCTGGTCGTCGGGGCCCGGCACCGGCACGGCCACTTCGGGCTCCAACTCGGCCGGGTGGGGCACGCCGCGCTGCACCACGCCGCCTGCCCGGTGGCGGTGGTCCCGCACGGCTGA
- a CDS encoding sensor histidine kinase, translating into MVGERENDRSGAARRRLAALPEDLQAQLDAVHRGSGESVHLLLEAVLSVGRGLDLSQVLRRIVEAAMLVVDAEYGALGVVGEGTRLSQFLPVGVGAEQERAIGQLPAGHGILGELIRHPRPLRLAEISAHPASYGFPPHHPAMHSFLGVPIRVGDEVFGNLYLTEKRGGGPFGAEDETVLSAFAVAAGVAIENARLYEEARYRQRLLEANGEIVASLMPGADEMHVLHLIVGHALRILDADLGVLALPDAPGELRMVLASGVDADDHRGLVLPLEGSFAGTAFAAGKPLISLDIEHDPRITAGPPRWAGLGPAVAVPMITGERVRGVLMLARLHGGAPFTEPETAPLLTFAGQAALAMELSEQRAAAEQLALLGDRDRIARDLHDLAIQRLFATGMTLQSVVRFVDHPEAGARLLRAVDDLDETIKIIRSTIFGLRARDAGRAGHGLRVRTVTAVEQAARPLGFTPALHMEGLIDTDVPPEIADHVPAVLGEALSNAARHARATSVGVSLTVRGGTLTLSVTDNGVGMPRGGRRSGLANLAKRAESVGGELVVETPAAGGTRVVWRVPLPTG; encoded by the coding sequence ATGGTGGGCGAGCGGGAGAACGACCGGAGCGGTGCGGCGCGGCGACGGCTGGCGGCCCTGCCGGAGGACCTCCAGGCGCAGCTGGACGCGGTGCACCGCGGCAGCGGTGAGTCGGTGCACCTGCTGCTGGAGGCCGTGCTGTCGGTGGGCCGGGGGCTGGACCTGTCGCAGGTGCTGCGCCGGATCGTCGAGGCGGCGATGCTGGTCGTGGACGCCGAGTACGGCGCGCTGGGCGTGGTCGGGGAGGGCACCCGGCTCTCGCAGTTCCTGCCGGTGGGGGTCGGTGCCGAACAGGAGCGCGCCATCGGCCAGTTGCCAGCCGGGCACGGCATTCTCGGCGAGCTGATCCGGCACCCCAGGCCGCTGCGGCTGGCGGAGATCTCCGCGCACCCCGCGTCGTACGGATTCCCCCCGCACCACCCCGCGATGCACAGCTTCCTGGGGGTGCCGATCCGGGTCGGCGACGAGGTGTTCGGCAATCTCTACCTGACCGAGAAGCGGGGCGGCGGCCCGTTCGGCGCCGAGGACGAGACGGTGCTGTCCGCGTTCGCGGTGGCGGCGGGGGTGGCCATCGAGAACGCCCGGCTCTACGAGGAGGCCCGGTACCGTCAACGGCTGCTGGAGGCGAACGGCGAGATCGTGGCGAGCCTGATGCCGGGGGCGGACGAGATGCATGTGCTGCACCTGATCGTCGGCCATGCGCTGCGGATCCTCGACGCCGACCTCGGTGTCCTGGCGCTGCCGGACGCGCCCGGTGAGCTGCGGATGGTGCTGGCGTCCGGCGTCGACGCCGATGACCACCGGGGGCTGGTGCTGCCCCTGGAGGGCTCGTTCGCCGGGACCGCGTTCGCCGCCGGCAAGCCGCTGATCAGCCTGGACATCGAGCACGACCCGAGGATCACGGCGGGTCCGCCGCGCTGGGCCGGTCTGGGGCCCGCGGTCGCGGTTCCGATGATCACCGGGGAGCGGGTGCGGGGTGTGCTGATGCTGGCCCGGCTGCACGGCGGTGCCCCGTTCACCGAGCCGGAGACGGCGCCGCTGCTGACGTTCGCCGGGCAGGCGGCGCTGGCGATGGAGCTGTCCGAACAGCGGGCCGCCGCCGAGCAGTTGGCGCTGCTGGGGGACCGCGACCGGATCGCCCGCGATCTGCACGATCTGGCCATCCAGCGGCTGTTCGCCACGGGGATGACGCTGCAGAGCGTGGTGCGGTTCGTGGACCATCCGGAGGCGGGCGCGCGACTGCTGCGCGCGGTGGACGACCTGGACGAGACGATCAAGATCATCCGTTCCACCATCTTCGGGCTGCGCGCCCGCGATGCGGGCCGGGCGGGCCACGGGCTGCGGGTGCGCACGGTCACCGCCGTGGAACAGGCCGCCCGCCCGCTGGGCTTTACCCCCGCGCTCCACATGGAGGGCCTGATCGACACCGATGTACCGCCGGAGATCGCCGACCATGTGCCGGCGGTGCTCGGCGAGGCGCTGAGCAACGCCGCACGGCACGCCCGGGCGACCTCGGTGGGCGTCTCGCTGACCGTGCGCGGCGGCACGCTGACCCTGTCGGTCACCGACAACGGCGTGGGCATGCCCCGGGGCGGCCGGCGCAGCGGGCTCGCGAACCTGGCCAAGCGGGCCGAGAGCGTGGGCGGAGAGCTGGTGGTGGAGACGCCGGCGGCCGGCGGGACCCGGGTGGTGTGGCGGGTGCCGCTGCCCACGGGGTGA
- a CDS encoding response regulator yields the protein MSEAGVFSPQRPIRVFLVDDHEVVRRGVQDLLDAEPDIEVIGDAGTAGHALARGPALRPDVAVLDVRLPDGDGITVCRELRARLPELACLMLTSFDDDDALLDAIMAGAAGYVLKEIKGADLVAAVRTVASGRSMLDPATTARLMHSLRGEGADAGPEADALAGLSPREREILVLVGDGLTNRQIGQRLYLSEKTVKNHISRLLAKLGVARRIQAAVLATRAAPPADGDTRPRYL from the coding sequence ATGAGCGAGGCGGGCGTCTTCTCGCCGCAGCGGCCGATCAGGGTGTTCCTGGTCGACGACCACGAAGTGGTGCGGCGCGGTGTGCAGGACCTGCTCGACGCGGAGCCCGACATCGAGGTGATCGGCGACGCGGGCACCGCGGGGCACGCGCTGGCCCGCGGCCCGGCGCTGCGGCCCGATGTCGCGGTGCTCGACGTACGGCTGCCGGACGGCGACGGGATCACCGTCTGCCGGGAGCTGCGGGCGCGGCTGCCGGAGCTGGCGTGCCTGATGCTCACCTCGTTCGACGACGACGACGCGCTGCTCGACGCGATCATGGCGGGGGCGGCCGGCTATGTGCTCAAGGAGATCAAGGGGGCGGACCTGGTCGCCGCGGTGCGCACCGTCGCGTCCGGCCGCTCGATGCTCGACCCGGCGACCACGGCGCGGCTGATGCACAGCCTGCGGGGCGAGGGCGCCGACGCCGGGCCGGAGGCGGACGCGCTGGCCGGCCTGTCGCCGCGGGAGCGGGAGATCCTCGTCCTGGTCGGCGATGGATTGACGAACCGTCAGATCGGGCAGCGGCTCTACCTCTCCGAGAAGACCGTCAAGAACCACATCTCGCGGCTGCTCGCCAAGCTCGGCGTCGCCCGCCGGATCCAGGCCGCCGTGCTGGCCACCCGCGCGGCCCCGCCCGCCGACGGCGACACCCGGCCGCGCTACCTCTGA
- a CDS encoding Rv1733c family protein, with amino-acid sequence MRLPACLPPWRHNPLRRRADVIRSLLLPATGVLIAVAAPAAGWTAADAVATAAAHQVATRHGVPAVLVEDPPVRIGTSPAEGAGVPVHTTVRWTLPDGTTRTGETAVPPALHAGDRTTAWLDGHGALLRDPVTPGDAVAGSIAAGTAAGCGTALLLAGAERCGAALLDRRCLDRWEREWAAVDGHLGHPSP; translated from the coding sequence ATGCGTCTCCCGGCATGCCTCCCGCCTTGGCGGCACAACCCGCTCCGACGCCGTGCGGACGTGATCCGGTCCTTGCTGCTGCCGGCCACCGGCGTCCTGATCGCGGTCGCCGCCCCGGCCGCCGGCTGGACCGCCGCGGACGCGGTCGCCACCGCCGCTGCCCACCAGGTCGCCACCCGGCACGGCGTCCCGGCCGTCCTCGTCGAGGACCCGCCGGTCCGTATCGGCACCAGCCCCGCGGAGGGGGCCGGCGTCCCGGTGCACACCACGGTGCGGTGGACGCTGCCCGACGGGACGACGCGCACCGGGGAGACGGCGGTGCCGCCGGCGCTCCACGCCGGGGACCGCACCACCGCCTGGCTCGACGGGCACGGCGCGCTGCTGCGCGATCCGGTCACCCCCGGCGACGCGGTGGCCGGGAGCATCGCGGCCGGCACGGCTGCCGGCTGCGGCACCGCCCTGCTGCTGGCCGGCGCGGAGCGGTGCGGTGCCGCGCTCCTCGACCGCCGCTGCCTGGACCGGTGGGAACGGGAGTGGGCGGCGGTGGACGGGCATCTCGGGCACCCGTCGCCGTGA
- a CDS encoding HAD family hydrolase, which produces MAAASPLAACLRSLRAVVLDTDGVITDSARLHAAAWQEAFDACLAAAGGQRPFDPAADYLRYVDGRSREDGAAAFLASRGLALPLGSPGDPPGTGTVRAVAARKDALFTALLDARGVTAWPGTVRLLAALRGERVPCAAVSASRHATELLTRARLLDAFGAVVDGNEAARLGLPGKPDPALFLEAARRLAVPAADTAVVEDALAGVEAGRRGGFGLIVGVDRTGGRYRAGQLRRRGADVVVSDPGDLLMPGTR; this is translated from the coding sequence ATGGCCGCCGCGTCGCCCCTGGCAGCGTGTCTGCGCTCGCTGCGGGCCGTGGTCCTCGACACCGACGGAGTGATCACCGACTCCGCCCGGTTGCACGCCGCGGCCTGGCAGGAGGCGTTCGACGCGTGCCTGGCCGCCGCGGGCGGGCAGCGCCCGTTCGACCCGGCGGCCGACTACCTCCGCTATGTCGACGGCAGATCCCGCGAGGACGGCGCCGCCGCGTTCCTAGCCTCCCGCGGCCTGGCGCTGCCGCTCGGCTCCCCCGGCGACCCGCCCGGCACCGGGACCGTCCGGGCGGTCGCGGCCCGCAAGGACGCGTTGTTCACCGCGCTGCTGGACGCCCGGGGCGTCACCGCCTGGCCCGGCACCGTACGGCTGCTGGCGGCGCTGCGCGGCGAGCGGGTGCCGTGTGCCGCCGTCTCCGCGTCCCGCCACGCCACCGAGCTGCTCACCCGCGCGCGGCTGCTGGACGCGTTCGGGGCCGTGGTCGACGGCAACGAAGCCGCACGGCTGGGCCTGCCGGGCAAACCTGACCCCGCGCTCTTCTTGGAGGCCGCCCGGCGCCTGGCCGTCCCCGCCGCGGACACCGCGGTGGTGGAGGACGCACTGGCCGGTGTCGAGGCGGGCCGGCGCGGCGGATTCGGCCTCATCGTCGGCGTCGACCGGACGGGCGGCCGGTACCGCGCGGGCCAGCTGCGCCGGCGCGGCGCCGATGTCGTCGTCAGCGACCCCGGCGACCTGCTGATGCCCGGGACCCGCTGA
- a CDS encoding glycoside hydrolase family 65 protein, whose product MRADAWTWSYEGYDPGAERLREALCTLGNGRFATRGAASEEPAGPAHYPGTYAAGCYNRLTSTVAGRPVENEDLVNLPNWLPLRYRIRPADTPDPGPWLSPDHPQLTGHRRTLDLRRGTLTLRSVYEDGAGRRLTVTERRLVHMAEPQLAAQRLTFTAEGWSGDVEVAAGLDGDVRNSGVDRYRDLADTHLTGWDTGIEDDDTLRLHCRTRTSGIRIALAARIRTAPRPRACHADLTLRCAHRILTVPLRPGATATVDKTVALRTSRDRGVTDPLAAALGTVRDAPAVPRLLASHHRAWDRLWQQARLDVPEEAGRILRLHLFHVLQTLSPHTARLDAGVPARGLHGEAYRGHVFWDELFVLPFLNLHFPEVSRALLNYRHRRLPAARDAARAAGLAGAMYPWQSGSDGREETQRLHLNPRSGRWLPDHSRLQHHVGSAIAYNVWQYWQASGDTKFLHTKGAEILLEIARFWAAKSDWDPALGRYRIRGVVGPDEYHDGYPGADRPGLDDNAYTNVTAAWVLTRALDLCRTLPEASRRQLFERLALAPDERQRWDDIAHRLHVPYHRGLISQFAGYGQLAELDWAGYRERYGDIRRLDRILEAEGDTVNRYQASKQADVLMLGYLFSPAELSGVFGQLGYRLDDDIWRATVDHYLHRTSHGSTLSALVHAWVLARVRRADAWTYCEEALTGDVADVQGGTTAEGIHLGAMAGTLDFVQRGMTGLETRDRALWLDPAPLPQLSKFGVRIRYRRHRDIDLRIRADRVTIAVPDSEHAAVQVRLRGRPFTVPPGTVRRLELPGG is encoded by the coding sequence ATGCGGGCCGATGCCTGGACCTGGTCGTACGAGGGGTACGACCCCGGCGCCGAGCGGCTGCGCGAAGCCCTGTGCACGCTCGGCAACGGCCGTTTCGCCACCCGCGGCGCCGCCTCCGAGGAGCCCGCCGGCCCCGCGCACTACCCGGGCACCTACGCGGCGGGCTGCTACAACCGCCTCACCTCCACCGTCGCCGGCCGCCCGGTCGAGAACGAGGACCTGGTCAACCTCCCCAACTGGCTGCCGCTGCGCTACCGCATCCGCCCGGCGGACACCCCCGATCCCGGCCCCTGGCTCTCCCCCGACCACCCTCAGCTGACCGGCCACCGCCGCACGCTCGACCTGCGCCGCGGCACCCTCACGCTGCGGTCGGTCTACGAGGACGGCGCCGGGCGGCGGCTGACCGTGACCGAGCGCCGCCTGGTGCACATGGCCGAGCCCCAACTCGCCGCGCAGCGCCTGACGTTCACCGCCGAGGGCTGGTCCGGCGACGTGGAGGTGGCGGCCGGTCTCGACGGCGATGTCCGCAACTCCGGCGTGGACCGCTACCGCGACCTGGCCGACACCCACCTGACCGGCTGGGACACCGGCATCGAGGACGACGACACGCTCCGGCTGCACTGCCGCACCCGCACCTCCGGCATCCGGATCGCACTGGCCGCCCGCATCCGGACCGCACCGCGCCCCCGCGCCTGCCACGCCGACCTCACCCTCCGGTGCGCCCACCGCATCCTGACCGTCCCGCTCCGCCCCGGCGCCACCGCGACCGTCGACAAGACCGTGGCACTGCGCACCTCCCGCGACCGCGGTGTCACCGATCCGCTCGCCGCCGCCCTCGGCACCGTACGGGACGCCCCCGCCGTGCCCCGGCTGCTGGCCTCGCACCACCGCGCCTGGGACCGGCTGTGGCAGCAGGCGCGTCTGGACGTCCCCGAGGAGGCGGGCCGGATCCTGCGGCTGCACCTCTTCCACGTCCTGCAGACCCTCTCCCCGCACACCGCCCGGCTGGACGCCGGGGTGCCCGCCCGCGGTCTGCACGGCGAGGCGTACCGCGGGCACGTCTTCTGGGACGAGCTGTTCGTGCTGCCGTTCCTGAACCTGCACTTCCCGGAGGTCTCCCGGGCGCTGCTCAACTACCGCCACCGGCGGCTGCCGGCCGCCCGCGACGCAGCCCGCGCGGCGGGGCTGGCGGGGGCGATGTACCCGTGGCAGAGCGGCAGCGACGGCCGCGAGGAGACCCAGCGGCTGCACCTCAACCCGCGCTCGGGCCGCTGGCTGCCGGACCACTCCCGGCTCCAGCACCATGTCGGCTCGGCGATCGCGTACAACGTGTGGCAGTACTGGCAGGCCAGCGGCGACACCAAGTTCCTGCACACCAAGGGCGCGGAGATACTGCTGGAGATCGCCCGCTTCTGGGCGGCGAAGTCGGACTGGGACCCGGCGCTGGGCCGCTACCGCATCCGCGGCGTGGTCGGCCCCGACGAGTACCACGACGGCTATCCCGGCGCCGACCGGCCGGGCCTGGACGACAACGCGTACACCAACGTCACCGCGGCCTGGGTGCTGACCCGGGCGCTCGACCTGTGCCGCACCCTGCCCGAGGCCAGCCGGCGGCAGCTCTTCGAGCGGCTGGCGCTCGCCCCCGACGAACGGCAGCGCTGGGACGACATCGCGCACCGGCTCCACGTGCCCTACCACCGCGGCCTCATCAGCCAGTTCGCCGGCTACGGGCAGCTGGCCGAACTCGACTGGGCAGGCTACCGCGAGCGCTACGGCGACATCCGGCGGCTGGACCGGATCCTGGAGGCGGAGGGCGACACCGTCAACCGCTACCAGGCGTCCAAACAGGCCGACGTGCTGATGCTGGGCTACCTCTTCTCCCCGGCGGAGCTCTCCGGCGTCTTCGGGCAGCTCGGCTACCGGCTCGACGACGACATCTGGCGCGCCACCGTCGACCACTACCTCCACCGCACCAGCCACGGCTCGACGCTGAGCGCCCTGGTCCACGCCTGGGTACTGGCCCGGGTACGCCGCGCGGACGCCTGGACGTACTGCGAGGAGGCGCTGACCGGCGATGTCGCCGACGTCCAGGGCGGCACCACCGCGGAGGGCATCCACCTGGGTGCGATGGCCGGCACGCTGGATTTCGTGCAGCGCGGGATGACCGGACTGGAGACCCGCGACCGCGCCCTGTGGCTGGACCCGGCGCCGCTCCCCCAGCTCTCCAAGTTCGGGGTCCGCATCCGCTACCGCCGCCACCGCGACATCGACCTGCGGATCCGCGCCGACCGCGTCACGATCGCCGTCCCGGACTCGGAGCACGCCGCGGTGCAGGTCCGGCTCCGCGGCCGCCCGTTCACCGTCCCGCCGGGAACGGTCCGGCGGCTGGAACTCCCCGGCGGCTGA
- a CDS encoding BON domain-containing protein codes for MLQGIVSRADPLQVFLRSDDELAAEIRRDIVGHLFAVSHGDLRVTVSDGVVTLSGRVRDTSPIPVAARLVRAVEGVVDVAFDVTGPTPLRTAPAVGCDR; via the coding sequence ATGCTCCAGGGGATCGTCAGCCGGGCCGATCCGCTCCAGGTGTTCCTCCGGTCCGACGACGAACTCGCCGCGGAGATCCGGCGCGACATCGTGGGGCACCTCTTCGCGGTCTCGCACGGCGATCTGCGGGTGACCGTCTCCGACGGGGTGGTGACGCTCAGCGGGCGGGTGCGGGACACCTCGCCGATCCCGGTGGCGGCGCGGCTGGTGCGTGCGGTGGAGGGCGTGGTGGACGTGGCGTTCGACGTCACGGGGCCGACGCCGCTGCGGACGGCCCCGGCGGTGGGGTGCGACCGGTGA